A window of the Paenibacillus woosongensis genome harbors these coding sequences:
- a CDS encoding SDR family NAD(P)-dependent oxidoreductase: MSFHVKIGAGSGIGRVTSLKLAANYKVVLVDFNAETGEETLQLVKSQGGEGIFVQANVAQSEDVQNFVNKAVEAYGRIDFFFNNAGVVQKFAKTADVEEAEFDRLVAVNLKGVFLGMKYVLKVMEQQGGGHILNTASTAGIRSEHSAGIYSATKHAVVGLTKSAAMEYVKQGIRVNAICPGGVKTPLTQNVAKSFQEGGYVPEEISNMRMGRPAEPEEIAGVVAFMASSASSYMTGSLVTVDGGLTL; the protein is encoded by the coding sequence GTGTCGTTTCATGTCAAAATTGGAGCCGGCAGCGGAATCGGCCGTGTCACCAGCTTGAAGCTGGCGGCGAACTACAAGGTGGTTCTCGTGGATTTCAATGCGGAGACAGGGGAAGAAACACTGCAGCTCGTCAAGTCGCAGGGCGGGGAAGGGATATTCGTCCAAGCCAACGTGGCTCAAAGCGAGGATGTTCAGAACTTCGTAAATAAGGCTGTGGAAGCTTACGGACGGATCGACTTCTTTTTCAACAATGCCGGGGTTGTGCAGAAATTCGCGAAGACCGCGGACGTGGAGGAAGCGGAATTCGACCGTCTGGTGGCCGTCAACTTGAAAGGCGTCTTCCTCGGCATGAAATATGTGCTGAAGGTGATGGAGCAGCAGGGAGGCGGTCATATTCTGAATACTGCGTCAACGGCAGGCATCCGCAGCGAACACAGCGCCGGCATCTATTCGGCTACGAAGCATGCGGTTGTCGGATTAACCAAGTCGGCAGCCATGGAATATGTGAAGCAGGGTATCCGCGTTAACGCGATTTGTCCTGGAGGCGTAAAAACCCCATTGACTCAAAACGTGGCGAAGTCCTTCCAAGAGGGTGGCTATGTACCTGAGGAAATCTCGAATATGCGCATGGGGCGTCCGGCTGAACCTGAGGAAATCGCCGGGGTGGTCGCCTTTATGGCTTCTTCCGCCTCCAGTTACATGACGGGATCGCTGGTTACGGTCGACGGCGGGTTAACGCTGTAA
- a CDS encoding ATP-dependent DNA helicase gives MNYEIEIAVRHLVEYVFRSGSLEGGFRSVATLTEGTKAHQRIQQQYGELDQKEVYLSLEVPCGEFVFVIDGRCDGLLVDEDGQVTIDEIKSTAMELDEIGSNTFPVHWAQAKCYAYMYAVANDVPNMNIQLTYVQVDTDVHKRFVQRMTRKQLEVFVTDVIQRYTPYAEMLYRHRAKRDASIDGLAFPFPAYRQGQRKLAGAVYTSIAEKVKLFAQAPTGIGKTMSTIFPAVKAIGTGLLQRIFYLTAKTITRTAAEEAFARLQAAGLHLHAVTITAKEKICFQEQISCRKEDCMYADGYYDRVNGAILDMLGHETLIDRGVIEAYARKHRVCPFEFSLDAAYAADAVICDYNYIFDPRVSLKRQLAEHKRHTALLVDEAHNLVDRSREMFSSTLGKSSFLALQREFKAANKRLSAAAKAVNACFIRRRKQAEEKRIIEHEAPDELLLLLEDFVQQAERELAGGTGGYVPATGSLLLETYFEAVHFVKIGKLYDERYVTYVDISSQEVRVRMFCLDPSHLLREMGKGYRSHIYFSATLAPIGFYRDMLGAEADDYTLSVPSPFSREQLEVVLLPLSTRYRDRETTVDPLAAYLRQLTERRTGNYLFFFPSYAYMKMVYERFMAGDPKADTMVQHGEMSEAERENFLAAFEAGRSGRSLIGFAVMGGIFSEGIDLVGNRLTGVVIVGVGLPQIGLERNIIRDYFNQTGRNGYDYAYVFPGMNKVLQAGGRLIRSEQDTGLLVLVDDRYLQPHYARLLPVEWSDHAVITL, from the coding sequence GTGAATTATGAGATAGAAATCGCCGTCCGTCATCTGGTCGAGTATGTGTTCCGAAGCGGAAGCCTGGAGGGCGGATTTCGGAGCGTCGCCACCTTGACGGAAGGCACGAAAGCACATCAGAGGATACAGCAGCAATACGGAGAATTGGATCAAAAGGAAGTATATTTGTCGTTGGAAGTGCCTTGCGGAGAGTTCGTCTTCGTCATTGACGGGCGTTGCGACGGCCTGCTGGTTGATGAGGACGGGCAGGTGACGATCGATGAAATCAAATCTACGGCGATGGAGCTGGACGAGATTGGATCAAATACCTTCCCCGTCCATTGGGCGCAGGCGAAGTGCTACGCTTATATGTATGCCGTGGCAAACGATGTCCCGAATATGAACATTCAGCTGACATATGTTCAGGTTGATACGGATGTACACAAGCGATTCGTACAGAGGATGACGCGCAAGCAATTGGAGGTGTTCGTGACTGATGTCATTCAGAGATACACCCCTTATGCGGAAATGCTGTATCGTCACCGGGCGAAGCGGGATGCAAGCATCGACGGATTAGCTTTTCCTTTTCCAGCGTATCGCCAAGGACAGCGCAAGCTTGCGGGCGCGGTATACACAAGCATTGCTGAGAAGGTCAAGCTGTTTGCCCAGGCGCCGACGGGAATCGGCAAGACGATGTCGACGATATTCCCGGCGGTTAAGGCGATTGGCACCGGGCTGCTGCAGCGTATTTTCTACCTTACAGCTAAGACGATTACGCGAACTGCGGCAGAGGAGGCCTTTGCGCGCCTTCAGGCCGCGGGACTGCATCTTCATGCGGTAACCATTACCGCGAAGGAGAAGATTTGCTTTCAGGAGCAGATCAGCTGCCGGAAAGAAGACTGTATGTATGCAGACGGTTACTATGATCGGGTGAACGGAGCCATCCTCGATATGCTTGGCCACGAGACCCTGATCGACCGAGGAGTCATCGAGGCTTACGCTCGCAAGCATCGTGTCTGTCCGTTCGAATTTTCGCTGGATGCCGCTTATGCCGCCGATGCGGTGATTTGTGACTATAATTATATTTTTGATCCGCGGGTTTCCTTGAAAAGGCAGCTTGCCGAGCATAAGCGGCATACCGCTTTGCTGGTGGACGAGGCCCATAACCTGGTGGACCGCTCCAGAGAGATGTTTTCGAGTACGCTCGGCAAGTCGTCGTTTCTCGCATTGCAGCGGGAATTCAAGGCGGCGAACAAGAGATTGTCCGCGGCGGCTAAAGCGGTAAACGCCTGCTTCATCCGGCGGAGAAAGCAGGCGGAGGAGAAGCGTATAATCGAGCACGAGGCTCCAGACGAGCTGCTCCTGCTGCTGGAGGATTTCGTCCAGCAAGCGGAACGCGAATTGGCTGGGGGGACAGGCGGCTATGTTCCGGCAACAGGGTCGCTGCTGCTTGAGACGTATTTTGAAGCCGTCCATTTTGTAAAAATCGGTAAGCTGTACGATGAACGCTATGTAACGTACGTGGATATTTCCAGCCAGGAGGTGCGGGTAAGAATGTTCTGCCTAGACCCCTCTCATCTGCTGCGGGAAATGGGAAAAGGCTACCGCTCGCATATTTATTTCTCGGCGACGCTGGCGCCGATCGGCTTTTACAGGGATATGCTAGGGGCGGAAGCCGATGATTATACACTATCTGTCCCGTCCCCTTTTTCTAGGGAGCAATTGGAGGTTGTCCTGCTGCCTCTATCGACGCGCTATCGTGACCGGGAAACAACGGTAGATCCGCTCGCCGCTTATTTGCGGCAATTGACGGAGCGGCGGACCGGGAACTATTTGTTCTTTTTTCCCTCCTATGCTTACATGAAGATGGTCTATGAACGCTTTATGGCAGGAGATCCTAAGGCGGATACGATGGTTCAGCATGGGGAAATGTCGGAGGCAGAGCGGGAGAATTTCTTAGCTGCATTTGAAGCTGGCCGATCCGGCAGATCATTGATAGGGTTTGCGGTCATGGGCGGCATTTTCTCCGAAGGCATCGATTTAGTGGGCAACCGCTTGACGGGTGTGGTCATTGTTGGCGTGGGCTTGCCGCAAATTGGCCTGGAGCGGAATATTATTCGCGATTATTTCAATCAGACGGGCAGGAACGGTTATGATTATGCCTATGTGTTTCCGGGTATGAACAAGGTTCTTCAGGCGGGAGGGCGGCTTATCCGTTCCGAGCAGGACACGGGATTGCTGGTGCTGGTCGATGACCGGTACCTTCAGCCGCATTACGCCAGGCTGCTTCCAGTGGAGTGGAGCGACCACGCTGTAATCACATTGTAG
- a CDS encoding carbon-nitrogen hydrolase family protein yields the protein MKIRVSAVQYHLHTIRSFEEFADQCRHYVRTAAEYDAEFILFPEFFTTQLMSIGNEHGQALTIDKLPDFTEQYLELFTALAKESGTHIIGGTHVVRKGGKLYNTAHLFYPDGRIGEQPKLHITPTEVKEWNMSAGEGLQVFETDKGTIAMLTCYDIEFPEIVRMAKAKGADVIFCPSCTDDRHGFHRVRYTSHARTIENQIYVVLTGTVGALPTVDFMRANFGQAAVITPNDIPFPPQGLLAEGEINHDMIVTADLDLELLYQVRESGSVTTWRDRRTDLYTDWT from the coding sequence ATGAAAATCAGGGTATCTGCAGTACAATATCATCTTCATACGATCCGCTCCTTCGAGGAGTTTGCCGACCAATGCCGGCATTACGTAAGAACGGCCGCAGAATACGACGCCGAGTTCATTCTGTTTCCCGAATTTTTCACCACGCAATTAATGTCGATCGGGAACGAGCACGGCCAGGCGTTGACCATAGACAAACTTCCCGATTTTACGGAGCAATATTTGGAGCTCTTCACGGCACTGGCCAAAGAGAGCGGCACCCATATTATCGGAGGAACCCATGTCGTACGCAAAGGCGGCAAGCTGTACAATACAGCGCATTTGTTCTATCCTGACGGCAGGATCGGGGAGCAGCCCAAGCTGCATATCACCCCAACGGAAGTGAAGGAATGGAATATGAGCGCAGGCGAGGGGCTGCAGGTGTTCGAGACGGACAAAGGAACAATCGCCATGCTCACCTGCTACGACATCGAGTTCCCGGAAATCGTGCGGATGGCCAAAGCCAAGGGTGCGGACGTCATTTTCTGTCCGTCGTGCACCGACGATCGCCACGGCTTCCACCGTGTTCGCTACACGAGCCATGCCCGAACGATTGAGAACCAAATCTATGTTGTCCTTACCGGTACGGTCGGTGCGCTGCCGACGGTCGACTTCATGCGTGCCAACTTCGGACAGGCCGCGGTCATTACGCCGAACGATATTCCGTTCCCGCCGCAGGGGCTGCTGGCCGAAGGCGAGATCAACCATGACATGATCGTGACCGCCGACCTGGATCTGGAGCTGCTCTATCAAGTGCGCGAAAGCGGATCGGTCACAACCTGGCGGGATCGGCGCACCGATTTATACACGGATTGGACATAA
- a CDS encoding MarR family transcriptional regulator — translation MISGYMNRFVVGYAKLLDHDLTAPQYLIIQILAEDEPKSCSELAEVLDVTLPAITNLSNKLAAKGYIERITPDTDRRSVYLRLTEQGHEVMASMLERYQELTKPMWDSLTEQEIDTLISAYEKMGSLLPVGKIQK, via the coding sequence ATGATATCTGGCTATATGAACCGGTTCGTCGTCGGCTATGCCAAATTGCTTGACCACGATTTGACGGCACCTCAGTATTTGATCATTCAAATTCTGGCTGAGGACGAGCCGAAGAGCTGCTCAGAGCTGGCAGAGGTATTGGATGTCACGCTGCCGGCCATAACAAATCTGTCCAACAAGCTGGCAGCCAAAGGCTATATTGAACGCATAACCCCGGATACCGACCGTCGCAGCGTCTATCTGCGGCTTACGGAGCAAGGACATGAAGTAATGGCAAGCATGCTTGAAAGATACCAGGAGCTGACCAAACCGATGTGGGACAGTCTTACGGAGCAAGAAATCGATACATTGATAAGTGCTTACGAAAAAATGGGGAGCTTGCTGCCAGTCGGCAAGATCCAGAAATGA
- a CDS encoding carbohydrate ABC transporter permease, whose product MKSKKAGRIVFEIFMVILSLLFLYPLFLTIINSLKSFSEVMTDVIALPKSLAFENYSYVWKYINYPRLFLNNTVITVLGLAGIVLISSIAAYKLARTKSKMSNLIYFIVIMPMLIPFQSIMLSVLQMAKNFHLSDSTWGLGILYWGFGAPLAMFIYHGFVKGIPNEIDESATIDGASGFRLFFRVIFPLLKSVTTTIIIIDVMWIWNDFLLPLLMVNGSPTTKTLTLAAYTFVGQYTSDWQYAMTAMVMAVLPSIIVFMFLQKHIVKGVVAGAVKG is encoded by the coding sequence ATGAAGAGCAAGAAGGCAGGCCGCATCGTCTTTGAAATATTCATGGTCATTCTCTCGCTGCTGTTCTTGTATCCTTTGTTCTTGACCATCATCAACTCTTTGAAGAGCTTCTCCGAAGTCATGACGGACGTGATCGCTCTTCCAAAAAGTTTGGCCTTCGAGAACTACAGCTATGTGTGGAAATACATTAACTATCCAAGATTGTTCCTGAACAATACTGTCATCACGGTGCTTGGCCTGGCCGGGATCGTCCTGATCTCTTCCATCGCGGCGTATAAGCTGGCCAGAACAAAATCCAAGATGAGCAACCTGATTTATTTCATCGTGATCATGCCGATGCTGATTCCGTTCCAATCGATCATGCTCTCCGTGCTGCAAATGGCGAAGAACTTCCATCTTTCGGACAGCACCTGGGGCCTCGGCATCCTGTATTGGGGGTTCGGCGCACCGCTGGCCATGTTCATTTACCACGGCTTCGTGAAGGGGATTCCCAATGAGATTGACGAGAGCGCAACGATCGATGGCGCTTCCGGTTTCCGCCTGTTCTTCCGGGTGATCTTCCCGCTGCTGAAATCGGTAACGACCACGATCATCATTATCGACGTCATGTGGATCTGGAATGACTTCCTGCTCCCGCTCCTGATGGTCAACGGCTCTCCAACCACGAAGACATTGACACTGGCCGCCTATACCTTCGTAGGGCAGTACACCTCGGACTGGCAATATGCCATGACGGCGATGGTGATGGCCGTACTGCCATCCATTATCGTGTTCATGTTCCTGCAGAAGCACATTGTGAAGGGCGTTGTTGCCGGTGCGGTGAAAGGTTAA
- a CDS encoding carbohydrate ABC transporter permease — protein sequence MFKLGRKWAERLEFGVFTLPVLISVIAVFYYPFMMTIRYSLTKWNGISKNPKFIGLDNFKQIFSGDANFMNASWFTIKYAILYIVIVNVLAILLALVLDMKMKSTTWLRAAFFIPYILSLVIVGFIWKFIFMQGFESLGASTGWGIFKLSWLGEPNLAFISVLLVSIWQSVGFYLVIYIAGLQSVPDDMKEAATVDGAGPVRRFFSITLPLLAPSITISVFMALTNSIKVFDVILSLTGGGPGGTTYSVAYDIYRDTFQNNLYGYGTAKALILFVAVLIITMIQLTIFKRREVEA from the coding sequence ATGTTCAAATTGGGGAGAAAATGGGCTGAACGGTTGGAATTTGGCGTTTTCACACTGCCTGTTCTAATAAGCGTAATAGCCGTGTTCTATTACCCGTTTATGATGACGATTCGCTATTCCTTAACGAAGTGGAATGGAATATCCAAAAACCCTAAATTCATAGGCTTGGACAATTTCAAGCAAATCTTTAGCGGCGATGCCAACTTCATGAATGCAAGCTGGTTCACGATTAAATATGCGATTTTGTACATCGTGATCGTGAACGTGCTGGCCATTCTGCTGGCGCTTGTTCTGGATATGAAGATGAAATCAACAACCTGGCTCAGAGCCGCATTCTTCATTCCTTATATTCTCAGCTTGGTTATCGTTGGTTTCATTTGGAAGTTTATCTTCATGCAAGGCTTCGAATCACTCGGGGCAAGCACAGGCTGGGGCATATTCAAGCTGAGCTGGCTCGGGGAACCAAATCTGGCCTTCATCTCCGTCCTGCTGGTCTCGATCTGGCAGTCGGTCGGTTTCTATCTCGTGATTTACATCGCCGGTCTGCAATCGGTGCCGGATGATATGAAGGAAGCAGCTACAGTAGATGGCGCTGGTCCAGTCCGCCGCTTCTTCAGCATTACGCTGCCTTTGCTGGCGCCTTCCATCACGATCTCCGTGTTTATGGCGCTGACGAACTCCATCAAAGTATTCGACGTCATCCTGTCCCTCACGGGCGGCGGTCCTGGCGGTACGACCTACAGCGTCGCTTACGATATATACCGGGATACGTTCCAGAATAACCTGTATGGATACGGTACGGCCAAAGCGCTTATTCTGTTCGTAGCCGTACTTATTATCACTATGATTCAATTGACGATCTTCAAACGCAGGGAGGTTGAGGCATAA
- a CDS encoding sensor histidine kinase: MIKSLTAAMKSLIERMSRKLVNKLNLLFTSIIILIVGSLTVISYQMLQKESVSNSMASTTNNLMLVNQKLEDYLDGIEQFSLPHNKYDEIIRAVMQEGNDYAARMYLEDYLRDLFYSRKDLESIYLYLIDQQKYYSISREAYNITVRSGYQGGIDEQPWYKEAMNSPQNRSFQSFVLPDATSGYTMITEPEFMGYHRVLRSIASREPRAVLSFYLKPTVKDSIISDIPFEEGEHLMYLDPDNVPFHMDDLEVYEAISSADWFQNIGDDSGSPVTWSDGDKRYLVVYDVGQQDGWKLIKPIPYSSIYEAATKARNLSYLIGFIFLVISVILVTLTSNAITRPLNRLSRHMRRFSEGTFDAEAPVQGNDEIAYLTMHFNQMVRRTNDLINERYRMKLVEKNAILKALEAEINPHFLYNALQAISTKALKSGNDDVADMVDALALTLRYCISGKDIVYAREELKHIERYLALQSARFGSRLRVNIEWDESLMELQIPKLSIQSLVENSIKHAVEKVSTPVTIVVRATVSESHAIISVYDDGPGISPDRLEQILHTFEVEWEEQEGENIGLKNLNTRLKLLYGDPSGLAIHSDGSGTEMTMRIPRGGVGHV; encoded by the coding sequence ATGATCAAAAGTTTAACCGCAGCTATGAAATCGCTTATTGAGCGAATGTCTCGCAAATTAGTCAATAAGCTAAACTTGCTTTTTACATCCATTATTATACTTATCGTGGGATCGCTTACGGTCATTTCCTATCAAATGCTCCAGAAGGAATCGGTCAGCAACAGCATGGCCAGTACGACGAACAACCTGATGCTGGTAAATCAGAAGCTGGAGGATTACCTGGACGGGATCGAGCAGTTCTCGCTGCCCCACAACAAATATGACGAGATTATTCGGGCTGTCATGCAAGAGGGCAATGATTATGCGGCCAGAATGTATCTCGAAGATTATTTAAGGGATTTGTTCTACAGCCGCAAGGACCTGGAGAGCATTTATTTGTATTTGATCGATCAGCAAAAATATTATTCGATTAGCCGCGAGGCCTACAATATAACGGTCAGATCCGGTTATCAGGGCGGCATCGATGAGCAGCCGTGGTACAAGGAGGCGATGAACAGTCCGCAGAACCGTTCGTTCCAATCCTTCGTCCTGCCGGATGCGACTAGCGGATATACGATGATTACCGAGCCGGAATTCATGGGCTACCACCGCGTGCTGCGCTCAATTGCCTCGCGGGAGCCGCGGGCGGTGTTATCGTTCTACCTGAAGCCGACAGTGAAGGACAGCATTATAAGCGACATTCCGTTCGAAGAGGGAGAACATCTCATGTACCTCGATCCGGACAACGTTCCATTTCACATGGATGATTTGGAGGTTTATGAGGCGATCAGCTCGGCCGACTGGTTCCAGAACATTGGCGATGATTCGGGAAGCCCTGTCACTTGGTCGGATGGGGACAAGCGGTACCTCGTCGTGTATGACGTGGGGCAGCAGGACGGCTGGAAGCTGATCAAGCCGATCCCATACAGCAGCATTTATGAAGCAGCTACGAAAGCACGGAATTTGAGTTATTTGATCGGCTTTATTTTTCTGGTCATATCGGTCATTCTCGTTACTTTGACTTCAAATGCCATTACCAGGCCGCTAAATCGGCTCTCGCGCCATATGCGGCGGTTCAGCGAAGGGACGTTTGATGCGGAGGCCCCCGTGCAGGGCAATGATGAGATAGCTTACCTGACGATGCATTTCAATCAGATGGTGCGGCGGACAAATGATCTGATCAATGAACGCTATCGCATGAAGCTGGTCGAGAAAAATGCGATCCTGAAGGCGCTGGAGGCGGAAATTAACCCTCATTTCCTCTACAATGCGCTTCAGGCGATATCTACGAAGGCCTTGAAGAGCGGAAACGACGACGTGGCCGATATGGTGGACGCTTTGGCGCTGACGCTGCGGTACTGCATAAGCGGCAAAGATATCGTATACGCTAGGGAAGAGCTCAAGCATATCGAGAGATATCTGGCGCTCCAAAGCGCTAGATTCGGCAGCCGCCTTCGGGTAAATATCGAGTGGGACGAATCGCTAATGGAGCTGCAAATTCCCAAGCTGTCCATCCAGTCCCTGGTCGAGAATTCGATTAAGCATGCGGTGGAGAAGGTGTCCACGCCGGTTACGATTGTCGTTCGGGCCACGGTGAGCGAGAGCCATGCCATTATATCGGTGTATGACGATGGTCCAGGCATATCTCCGGACAGGCTGGAGCAAATATTGCATACATTTGAAGTAGAGTGGGAAGAGCAAGAAGGGGAGAATATCGGCCTGAAAAATTTGAATACCCGTTTGAAGCTGCTGTATGGCGATCCATCGGGACTTGCCATCCACAGCGATGGATCAGGAACGGAAATGACGATGAGGATACCGCGGGGAGGCGTAGGACATGTATAA
- the pepT gene encoding peptidase T, with translation MRDEIINRFTSYARIDTQSNEDNEICPSTPGQLTLARQLVQELQEIGVEDVSMDDNGYVMATLPGNTVKDVPTIGFLAHLDTATDFSGANVQPQIVENYSGGDIPLNEAGNIVLSPRDFPELHKYKGHTLITTDGNTLLGADDKAGIAEIMTAMAYLIQHPEIKHGKIRVAFTPDEEIGRGPERFDVAAFGAEFAYTVDGGPLGELEFESFNAAMAKITCKGVNVHPGTAKGKMINSAKIAMEFHAQLPAGEAPEHTEGYEGFYHLSSIKGDVEETRMQYLIRDFDRQQFEARKARMESIADELRAKYGHDKLVLDIRDQYYNMREKIEPNMEIVNVAAEVMRNLGIEPVMTPIRGGTDGSQLSYMGLPTPNLFTGGENYHGRFEYISVDNMVKATEVIIGIIRRFEERAQS, from the coding sequence GTGAGAGACGAAATCATCAACCGCTTTACTTCCTATGCCCGAATCGACACGCAATCCAATGAAGACAATGAGATTTGCCCGTCTACTCCCGGTCAACTTACTTTGGCCAGACAGCTGGTACAGGAACTGCAGGAGATCGGCGTGGAGGATGTCAGCATGGACGACAACGGCTATGTTATGGCCACCCTGCCGGGTAACACGGTTAAAGACGTGCCTACCATCGGCTTTCTAGCCCACCTGGATACGGCAACCGACTTCTCTGGCGCCAACGTACAGCCGCAAATCGTAGAGAATTACAGCGGTGGAGACATTCCTTTAAATGAAGCCGGAAATATCGTATTATCCCCCCGGGATTTTCCAGAGCTGCACAAATACAAAGGCCATACTTTGATTACGACAGACGGCAACACTCTGCTGGGCGCGGACGATAAAGCGGGGATTGCCGAAATTATGACCGCGATGGCTTATCTGATCCAGCATCCTGAAATCAAGCATGGCAAAATCCGCGTCGCCTTTACGCCCGATGAGGAAATCGGAAGAGGGCCGGAGCGCTTCGACGTAGCGGCGTTCGGCGCGGAGTTCGCTTATACGGTGGACGGCGGGCCCTTGGGCGAGCTGGAATTCGAAAGCTTCAACGCCGCTATGGCGAAAATAACGTGCAAAGGAGTTAATGTACATCCGGGCACGGCCAAAGGAAAAATGATCAACTCGGCCAAAATCGCCATGGAATTTCACGCCCAGCTTCCAGCCGGGGAAGCGCCTGAGCATACCGAAGGCTACGAAGGCTTCTACCATCTCTCTTCAATCAAGGGGGACGTAGAGGAAACACGGATGCAGTATCTCATTCGCGATTTTGACCGCCAGCAATTCGAAGCCCGCAAGGCCAGAATGGAGAGCATCGCCGATGAACTGAGGGCCAAGTATGGCCATGACAAGCTTGTCCTGGATATCCGCGATCAATATTACAATATGCGCGAGAAAATCGAGCCAAACATGGAAATCGTGAATGTCGCTGCCGAGGTCATGAGAAATCTCGGGATTGAACCTGTCATGACCCCGATCCGGGGCGGCACCGACGGCTCCCAGCTGTCCTACATGGGATTGCCCACGCCCAACCTGTTTACCGGGGGCGAAAACTACCACGGCAGATTCGAATACATCTCGGTCGACAATATGGTTAAAGCCACCGAGGTCATCATCGGAATTATCCGGCGGTTCGAGGAAAGAGCGCAGTCTTAA
- a CDS encoding GNAT family N-acetyltransferase, whose product MYRKELYVFDGNRPVPAVIRNYGPEDFPGLIAVQQESFPPPFPPELWWNTEQLSNHVRLFPEGALCIEIDGEIAGSMTGLLVTNESVQPGHAHTWEEVTDGGYIRNHDPHGGTLYVADISVRPTYRKLGLGKWLMLSMYDVVVQLGLDRLLGGGRMPGYHLHAGDMTAEEYLEAVVSGKLKDPIITFMLRCGRTPVGVVPNYLEDEESCHYGALMEWRNPFKR is encoded by the coding sequence ATGTATCGTAAGGAGCTGTATGTATTTGACGGGAATCGCCCTGTCCCGGCCGTCATCCGGAATTATGGCCCAGAGGATTTTCCCGGCCTGATTGCGGTGCAGCAGGAAAGCTTTCCGCCTCCCTTCCCGCCGGAACTTTGGTGGAATACGGAGCAGCTCAGCAATCACGTCAGACTGTTCCCGGAGGGGGCGCTGTGCATTGAAATCGACGGAGAAATCGCCGGGTCGATGACGGGACTTCTTGTAACAAACGAAAGCGTCCAGCCGGGTCATGCCCATACGTGGGAAGAGGTAACGGACGGCGGTTATATCCGTAACCATGATCCTCATGGAGGTACGCTGTACGTGGCGGATATTAGCGTTCGTCCCACGTACCGGAAGCTGGGACTGGGCAAGTGGCTGATGCTGTCCATGTACGACGTCGTTGTCCAGCTCGGGCTCGACAGACTGCTTGGCGGCGGGCGAATGCCCGGATATCACTTGCATGCCGGGGATATGACGGCAGAGGAATATCTCGAAGCCGTTGTCAGCGGCAAGCTGAAAGATCCAATCATCACCTTCATGCTTCGTTGCGGCCGCACGCCGGTTGGTGTCGTCCCGAACTATTTGGAAGACGAGGAATCCTGCCATTACGGTGCTTTGATGGAATGGCGCAATCCTTTTAAAAGATAA
- a CDS encoding GNAT family N-acetyltransferase — MEYHRITNIEDPLFRSMHELMQEVFPPEEVLEFDLWKEPLEDPGIRVFVAVHEGKVVGATEYRYYEDFNVAMTDFTIIGRSGLGIGPFLAKQRSKDLEKLAAENGVKLHGMFAEIYDPYRVEEHEFGGVKPMDPFVRREVLSHLGYKRLDFEYVHPSWNNDGEAVTGLDLCFLPTDDEQDRLSAELIVSFLKRYYAVLPNRPQSWYAMVERLEGQTEVALLPL; from the coding sequence ATGGAATATCATCGCATTACGAACATTGAAGATCCCCTGTTCCGCAGCATGCACGAGCTAATGCAGGAAGTGTTCCCGCCAGAGGAAGTACTGGAATTCGACCTATGGAAAGAGCCGCTGGAAGACCCGGGCATTCGCGTCTTTGTCGCCGTGCATGAAGGCAAAGTGGTGGGCGCTACGGAATACCGTTATTATGAGGATTTTAACGTGGCCATGACGGACTTTACGATTATCGGACGCTCCGGGCTTGGGATTGGACCATTCCTGGCGAAGCAGCGGAGCAAAGACTTGGAGAAGCTGGCTGCCGAGAACGGCGTCAAGCTGCATGGCATGTTCGCGGAGATTTACGACCCTTACCGGGTAGAAGAGCATGAGTTCGGCGGCGTGAAGCCGATGGACCCTTTCGTGCGCCGCGAGGTACTTTCGCATCTGGGCTACAAGCGCCTCGACTTCGAATACGTGCATCCGTCCTGGAACAATGACGGGGAAGCCGTGACGGGGCTCGATCTGTGCTTCCTGCCTACCGACGACGAGCAGGACCGGCTGTCGGCCGAGCTGATCGTCAGCTTCCTCAAGCGTTATTACGCTGTGCTGCCTAACCGGCCACAGTCCTGGTATGCCATGGTGGAGCGTTTGGAAGGTCAAACCGAAGTAGCATTGCTGCCGCTATAA